From Sphingomonas hengshuiensis, one genomic window encodes:
- the treY gene encoding malto-oligosyltrehalose synthase — MTPRATYRFQFHKGFTFAAAEALVPYLDRLGISHVYASPITTARSGSMHGYDVADPTRINPELGGEPAFRSLVAALRARGMGIIIDIVPNHMGVAGGENGWWNDVLAKGRASRYAHFFDIDWREKLMLPVLGDTLPEVLAAGDLALREEDGRFILVAYGEHRFPIRDEDQAGLSAGADADTIVALLDRQHYRLASWRTADADLNWRRFFTINDLAGLRAEDPAVFEASHALFFRLYGEGLIDGLRVDHVDGLTDPAGYCRRLRARLDGIARPEAAPPGPAYLVVEKILGPGEPRAQDWGVAGTSGYDFMEQVSAVLHDPAGVPPLTELWTRISGRSGDFADEELVARQEMLATAFRGQLDRCVEAFAALATSANDTGDCTPQALRDAIERMLWVFPVYRTYGTGGGAPARDAAIRATVRERVRPFLRTGEAAVVDAVLSWLAGEGPGDAALAAEAVRRFQQLSSPIAAKAVEDTAFYRYGRLLSRNDVGFDPAHLASSVATFHAQQTARADHFPHAMLATATHDHKRGEDVRARLAVLSALPGAWAERVAQWESMAAPFAEGTDPADRYMLYQTLFGAWPAGLSAHDGGGLSRFAERVKAWQEKSLREARLRSSWERPDEATEGRLKRLIDALLDPARSGAFLADLSGFVAWTAPAALANSLAQTALHLAVPGMPDLYQGCELADLSLVDPDNRTPVDYAVRERLVAASADAQPAKLALIRQLLDMRRSAPALFSDGAYRPLHCRGARSGNVIAFERSHAGVTLTCAVAIRCAAALVGGPRPTPEADWWADTEICADGGSVRAAELFRDAAVYVRLA; from the coding sequence ATGACCCCTCGCGCCACCTACCGCTTCCAGTTCCACAAGGGTTTCACCTTCGCCGCCGCAGAGGCATTGGTGCCCTATCTCGATCGGCTCGGGATCAGCCACGTCTATGCCTCGCCCATCACAACGGCGCGTAGCGGCTCGATGCATGGCTATGACGTCGCCGACCCGACCCGGATCAACCCCGAACTCGGCGGCGAGCCGGCGTTCCGCAGCCTCGTCGCCGCGCTCCGGGCGCGCGGCATGGGAATCATCATCGACATCGTGCCCAATCACATGGGCGTGGCAGGCGGTGAAAATGGCTGGTGGAACGACGTCCTCGCGAAGGGCAGGGCGAGCCGCTACGCGCATTTCTTCGATATCGACTGGCGCGAGAAGCTCATGCTGCCGGTTCTCGGCGACACGCTGCCCGAAGTGCTGGCCGCGGGCGACCTGGCGCTGCGCGAGGAGGATGGCCGCTTCATACTGGTCGCCTATGGCGAACATCGCTTCCCGATCCGCGACGAGGATCAGGCCGGGCTGAGTGCCGGCGCGGACGCCGATACGATCGTCGCGCTGCTCGATCGCCAGCACTACCGGCTCGCCTCGTGGCGCACCGCCGACGCCGATCTCAACTGGCGCCGTTTCTTCACGATCAACGATCTGGCCGGGCTGCGCGCAGAGGACCCCGCGGTGTTCGAGGCGAGCCATGCGCTGTTCTTCCGCCTCTATGGCGAAGGACTGATCGACGGGCTGCGCGTCGACCATGTCGACGGCTTGACCGACCCGGCCGGCTATTGCCGCCGCCTGCGCGCGCGGCTCGACGGCATCGCACGGCCCGAGGCTGCGCCGCCGGGGCCCGCTTATCTGGTCGTCGAAAAGATACTCGGCCCCGGCGAGCCGCGGGCGCAGGACTGGGGCGTCGCCGGCACGAGCGGCTATGACTTCATGGAGCAGGTCTCGGCGGTGCTGCACGATCCGGCGGGCGTGCCGCCGCTCACCGAGCTATGGACGCGGATCAGCGGGCGCAGCGGCGATTTCGCCGACGAGGAGCTTGTCGCGCGGCAGGAGATGCTCGCCACGGCGTTCCGCGGCCAGCTCGATCGCTGCGTCGAAGCTTTCGCCGCGCTCGCAACGTCTGCGAACGACACCGGAGATTGCACACCGCAAGCGCTTCGCGATGCGATCGAGCGGATGCTGTGGGTGTTCCCGGTCTATCGCACCTATGGGACCGGCGGCGGCGCCCCCGCGCGTGATGCCGCGATCCGCGCCACGGTGCGCGAGCGCGTCCGCCCGTTCCTCCGGACGGGCGAGGCTGCCGTTGTCGATGCGGTGCTGTCCTGGCTTGCCGGCGAAGGACCGGGCGATGCGGCGCTCGCCGCGGAGGCAGTGCGGCGCTTCCAGCAGCTCTCGTCGCCGATCGCAGCCAAGGCGGTCGAGGACACCGCTTTCTATCGCTATGGCCGCTTGCTCTCGCGCAACGATGTCGGGTTCGATCCTGCGCACCTCGCCTCGTCCGTCGCCACGTTCCATGCCCAGCAGACCGCGCGCGCGGACCATTTCCCGCACGCGATGCTCGCCACCGCCACGCACGACCATAAGCGTGGCGAAGATGTGCGGGCGCGGCTGGCGGTGCTCAGCGCGCTCCCTGGGGCCTGGGCGGAGCGCGTGGCGCAATGGGAAAGCATGGCGGCGCCATTCGCCGAAGGGACCGATCCCGCCGACCGCTACATGCTGTACCAGACGCTGTTCGGCGCATGGCCCGCGGGGCTCTCCGCGCACGATGGCGGTGGCCTGTCGCGCTTTGCCGAGCGGGTAAAGGCGTGGCAGGAGAAATCGCTGCGCGAGGCGCGGCTGCGCTCGTCGTGGGAAAGGCCCGACGAGGCAACAGAGGGGCGACTGAAGCGGCTGATCGATGCCCTGCTCGATCCGGCTCGATCCGGCGCGTTTCTGGCCGACCTTTCGGGCTTCGTCGCGTGGACGGCGCCCGCCGCGCTCGCCAATTCGCTGGCGCAAACGGCGTTGCATCTCGCCGTCCCGGGAATGCCCGATCTCTATCAGGGTTGCGAACTCGCCGACTTGAGCCTGGTGGACCCCGACAATCGCACGCCGGTCGATTATGCGGTGCGCGAGCGGCTGGTTGCAGCAAGCGCCGACGCCCAGCCGGCCAAGCTCGCGCTGATCCGGCAATTGCTGGACATGCGCCGCAGCGCACCGGCGCTGTTTTCCGATGGTGCCTATCGGCCGCTACACTGCCGCGGCGCGCGATCGGGGAATGTCATCGCATTCGAGCGAAGCCATGCCGGCGTGACGCTGACCTGCGCGGTTGCAATCCGTTGCGCCGCAGCCCTGGTGGGCGGTCCACGCCCGACGCCCGAGGCTGACTGGTGGGCAGACACGGAAATCTGTGCAGACGGCGGCAGCGTCCGTGCCGCCGAGCTATTTCGCGATGCTGCCGTTTACGTGCGGCTCGCTTGA